One stretch of Saccharopolyspora erythraea DNA includes these proteins:
- the uvrA gene encoding excinuclease ABC subunit UvrA, whose translation MADRLVVRGAREHNLRGIDLDLPRDSLIVFTGLSGSGKSSLAFDTIFAEGQRRYVESLSAYARQFLGQMDKPDVDFIEGLSPAVSIDQKSTSRNPRSTVGTITEVYDYLRLLYARAGKPHCPVCGEAISKQTPQQIVDQVLAMPERTKFQVLAPVVRSRKGEYVDLFEKLQSQGYARARVDGVVHPLENPPKLKKQEKHDIEVVIDRLTVKPSAKQRLTDSVETALRLADGLVLLEFVEVEENDPHRERKFSENLACPNGHPLGVDELEPRSFSFNSPYGACPDCVGLGIRKEVDPELVVPDEELSLEEGAIAPWAGGHTAEYFTRLLTSLSEAIGFRMDTPWNRLPTKVKKAVLHGTNDQVHVRYKNRYGRTRSYYANYEGVIPFLERRLEQTESDYAREKYEGYMRDVPCPACDGTRLKPEILAVTMEGAETGEMSIAEVSALSVRECADFLNGLVLGQREEMIAGRVLKEVQARLGFLLDVGLDYLSLDRAAGTLSGGEAQRIRLATQIGSGLVGVLYVLDEPSIGLHQRDNHRLLETLSRLRDLGNTLIVVEHDEDTVRSADWIVDIGPGAGEHGGRVVHSGPYKELLDNEASVTGDYLARRKHIPLPETRRRNDPKRQLTVVGAREHNLHRIDVSFPLGCLVAVTGVSGSGKSTLVNDILASVLANKLNGARQVPGRHTRVNGLGNVDKLVQVDQSPIGRTPRSNPATYTGVFDHIRKLFAATTEAKVRGYQPGRFSFNVKGGRCEACAGDGTLKIEMNFLPDVYVPCEVCKGARYNRETLEVHYKGKTIAEVLDLPIEEAAEFFKPINAIHRHLRTLVDVGLGYVRLGQPAPTLSGGEAQRVKLASELQKRSTGKTVYILDEPTTGLHFEDIRKLLGVVNGLVDKGNTVIVIEHNLDVIKTADWVLDMGPEGGNGGGELIAEGTPEDVAEVEDSYTGRFLAPILAEG comes from the coding sequence GTGGCTGACCGCCTTGTCGTCCGCGGCGCCCGTGAGCACAACCTGCGCGGGATCGACCTCGACCTGCCCCGGGACAGCCTGATCGTGTTCACCGGGCTGTCCGGCTCCGGGAAGTCGAGCCTGGCTTTCGACACGATCTTCGCCGAGGGGCAGCGACGCTACGTCGAGTCGCTGTCCGCCTACGCCCGGCAGTTCCTCGGGCAGATGGACAAGCCCGACGTCGACTTCATCGAGGGCCTGTCCCCGGCGGTTTCCATCGACCAGAAGTCGACCAGCCGCAACCCGCGGTCCACGGTGGGCACCATCACCGAGGTCTACGACTACCTGCGGCTGCTCTACGCCCGCGCGGGCAAGCCGCACTGCCCGGTGTGCGGCGAGGCGATCAGCAAGCAGACCCCGCAGCAGATCGTCGACCAGGTCCTTGCGATGCCCGAGCGCACCAAGTTCCAGGTGCTGGCGCCGGTGGTGCGCAGCCGCAAGGGCGAGTACGTCGACCTCTTCGAGAAGCTGCAGTCGCAGGGCTACGCCCGCGCGCGGGTCGACGGCGTGGTGCACCCGCTGGAAAACCCGCCGAAGCTGAAGAAGCAGGAGAAGCACGACATCGAGGTCGTGATCGACCGGCTCACCGTCAAGCCCAGCGCCAAGCAGCGGCTGACCGACTCGGTGGAGACCGCGCTGCGGCTGGCCGACGGCCTGGTACTGCTGGAGTTCGTCGAGGTCGAGGAGAACGACCCCCACCGCGAGCGCAAGTTCTCCGAGAACCTGGCCTGCCCCAACGGACATCCGCTGGGTGTCGACGAGCTGGAGCCGCGGTCGTTCTCGTTCAACTCCCCCTACGGCGCCTGCCCGGACTGCGTCGGCCTGGGCATCCGCAAGGAGGTCGACCCGGAGCTGGTCGTGCCCGACGAGGAGCTGTCGCTGGAGGAGGGCGCGATCGCGCCGTGGGCCGGCGGGCACACCGCCGAGTACTTCACCCGGCTGCTGACCTCGCTCTCGGAGGCGATCGGCTTCCGGATGGACACCCCGTGGAACCGGCTGCCGACCAAGGTCAAGAAGGCGGTGCTGCACGGCACCAACGACCAGGTGCACGTGCGCTACAAGAACCGCTACGGCCGCACCCGCTCCTACTACGCCAACTACGAGGGCGTCATCCCGTTCCTGGAGCGCAGGCTGGAGCAGACCGAGTCCGACTACGCGCGCGAGAAGTACGAGGGCTACATGCGCGACGTGCCGTGCCCGGCGTGCGACGGCACCCGCCTCAAGCCCGAGATCCTCGCGGTGACGATGGAGGGCGCCGAGACCGGTGAGATGTCCATCGCCGAGGTCAGCGCGCTCAGCGTCCGCGAGTGCGCGGACTTCCTGAACGGGCTGGTGCTCGGCCAGCGCGAGGAGATGATCGCCGGGCGGGTGCTCAAGGAGGTGCAGGCGCGGCTGGGTTTCCTGCTCGACGTCGGCCTGGACTACCTGTCGCTGGACCGCGCCGCGGGCACGCTCTCCGGTGGTGAGGCGCAGCGCATCCGGCTGGCCACCCAGATCGGTTCGGGCCTGGTCGGCGTGCTCTACGTGCTCGACGAGCCCTCGATCGGCCTGCACCAGCGCGACAACCACCGGCTGCTGGAGACGCTGAGCCGCCTGCGCGACCTCGGCAACACGCTCATCGTCGTCGAGCACGACGAGGACACCGTGCGCAGCGCCGACTGGATCGTCGACATCGGTCCCGGCGCCGGTGAGCACGGCGGTCGGGTCGTGCACAGCGGGCCGTACAAGGAGCTGCTCGACAACGAGGCGTCCGTCACCGGCGACTACCTGGCGCGGCGCAAGCACATCCCGCTGCCGGAGACCCGGCGGCGCAACGACCCCAAGCGCCAGCTCACCGTCGTCGGCGCCCGCGAGCACAACCTGCACCGCATCGACGTCTCGTTCCCGCTCGGCTGTCTGGTGGCGGTGACGGGGGTGTCCGGATCGGGCAAGTCCACGCTGGTCAACGACATCCTGGCGTCGGTGCTGGCGAACAAGCTCAACGGCGCGCGGCAGGTCCCCGGCAGGCACACCCGCGTCAACGGGCTGGGCAACGTCGACAAGCTGGTGCAGGTGGACCAGTCGCCGATCGGGCGGACCCCGCGGTCGAACCCGGCGACCTACACCGGCGTCTTCGACCACATCCGCAAGCTGTTCGCGGCGACGACCGAGGCCAAGGTGCGTGGCTACCAGCCGGGCCGGTTCTCCTTCAACGTCAAGGGCGGCCGGTGCGAGGCGTGCGCGGGCGACGGCACGCTGAAGATCGAGATGAACTTCCTGCCCGACGTCTACGTGCCGTGCGAGGTGTGCAAGGGGGCCCGGTACAACCGGGAGACCCTGGAGGTGCACTACAAGGGCAAGACGATCGCCGAGGTCCTGGACCTGCCGATCGAGGAGGCCGCGGAGTTCTTCAAGCCGATCAACGCCATCCACCGCCACCTGCGGACGCTGGTGGACGTCGGCCTCGGCTACGTCCGGCTCGGGCAGCCCGCGCCGACGCTGTCCGGTGGCGAGGCGCAGCGGGTGAAGCTGGCCAGCGAGCTGCAGAAGCGCTCGACGGGCAAGACGGTCTACATCCTCGACGAGCCGACGACGGGTCTGCACTTCGAGGACATCCGCAAGCTGCTCGGCGTGGTCAACGGCCTGGTGGACAAGGGCAACACGGTGATCGTCATCGAGCACAACCTCGACGTCATCAAGACGGCGGACTGGGTGCTGGACATGGGCCCGGAGGGCGGTAACGGCGGCGGCGAGCTGATCGCGGAGGGCACTCCGGAGGACGTCGCCGAGGTCGAGGACAGCTACACCGGCCGCTTCCTGGCGCCGATCCTCGCCGAGGGCTGA